From a single Miscanthus floridulus cultivar M001 chromosome 8, ASM1932011v1, whole genome shotgun sequence genomic region:
- the LOC136472753 gene encoding uncharacterized protein: protein MITTAHSRQQHHAFEKSPGNNHMKSIDRKLQQAMNQAASKYMQRIYPLGIQRSSSNLTLSSLSLSQNSNDSSISSSNSSWEPKVPLLYGGTFSPWGEVMVSREMRREDDDKVSDHDVEGGEEDFDCSEPGSLHRCSWITKNSDEAYVQFHDECWGVPVYSDNRLFELLSLSGMLIDHNWTEILKRRDMYREAFADFDPSAVARMDEDDVAEISGNRELRLAECRVRCIVENAKCIQKVAREFGSFSGYMWGHVNHRPVVGKYRHHKYIPFRTPKSEAVSKDLVRRGFRLVGPVIVYSFMQAAGMAIDHLVDCFRFHDCVRLAERSWGITNVAA from the exons ATGATCACCACAGCACACAGCCGGCAGCAGCACCATGCCTTCGAGAAGAGCCCTGGCAACAACCACATGAAGAGCATCGACAGGAAGCTGCAGCAGGCCATGAACCAAGCGGCCAGCAAGTACATGCAGAGGATCTACCCGCTGGGCATCCAGAGGAGCAGCTCCAACCTCACATTGTCGTCCCTCTCGCTGTCGCAGAACTCCAACGACTCCTCCATCAGCAGCTCCAACTCCAGCTGGGAGCCCAAGGTGCCGCTGCTCTATGGCGGCACCTTCAGCCCCTGGGGCGAGGTGATGGTGTCTCGGGAGATGAGGCGAGAGGATGATGACAAGGTCAGTGACCATGACGTCGAAGGAGGTGAGGAGGACTTCGACTGCAGTGAACCAGGGAGCTTGCATAGGTGCAGCTGGATCACCAAGAACAGTG ACGAGGCGTACGTTCAGTTCCACGACGAGTGCTGGGGCGTCCCTGTGTACAGCGACAA CCGGCTGTTCGAGCTTCTGTCGCTGTCAGGGATGCTGATCGACCACAACTGGACGGAGATCCTCAAGCGGCGAGACATGTACAGGGAGGCGTTCGCCGACTTCGACCCCAGCGCGGTGGCGAGGATGGACGAGGACGACGTCGCAGAGATCAGCGGCAACAGGGAGCTGAGGCTCGCCGAGTGCAGGGTCCGGTGCATCGTGGAGAACGCCAAGTGCATCCAGAAGGTGGCCAGGGAGTTCGGCTCCTTCAGCGGCTACATGTGGGGCCACGTCAACCACCGGCCGGTGGTGGGCAAGTACCGGCACCACAAGTACATCCCGTTCCGGACGCCCAAGTCGGAGGCGGTGAGCAAGGACCTCGTCCGCCGGGGGTTCCGCCTCGTCGGCCCCGTCATCGTCTACTCCTTCATGCAGGCCGCCGGCATGGCCATCGACCACCTCGTCGACTGCTTCCGCTTCCACGACTGCGTCCGCCTCGCCGAGCGCTCCTGGGGCATCACCAACGTCGCCGCATAG